In one Pseudomonas sp. Teo4 genomic region, the following are encoded:
- the lptF gene encoding LPS export ABC transporter permease LptF translates to MIVFRYLSREVLVTLSAVSAVLLVIIMSGRFIKYLAQAAQGVLDPSVLFLIMGFRLPGFLQLILPLGLFLGILLAYGRLYLESEMTVLSATGMSQQRLLGLTMAPAALVAVLVAWLSLSLAPLGVAQVQQIISQQDALTEFDTLVPGRFQTLRDGSRVTYTEQLTDDRINLGGVFISEKRFNQDKTKDRAPSVLVAEKGHQEVQADGNRYLVLENGYRYDGNPGQADYRAIKYDTYGVLLPKPEVSEEVTEREAIPTSQLIGQKGLRERAELQWRLSLPILVFIVTLLAVPLARVNPRQGRFLKLLPAILLYMAYLTMLISVRGALEKGKLPIGLGIWWVHGLFLLIGLGLMYWEPLRLKRAARRAEVAHG, encoded by the coding sequence TTGATCGTCTTTCGTTATCTGTCCCGCGAGGTCCTGGTGACCTTGAGCGCCGTCAGCGCCGTGCTGCTGGTGATCATCATGAGCGGGCGCTTCATCAAGTACCTGGCCCAGGCCGCCCAAGGCGTGCTCGACCCCAGCGTACTGTTCCTGATCATGGGTTTCCGCTTGCCGGGTTTCCTGCAGTTGATCCTGCCGCTGGGCCTGTTCCTCGGCATTCTGCTGGCCTATGGCCGGCTGTACCTGGAAAGCGAGATGACCGTGCTTTCCGCCACCGGCATGAGCCAGCAGCGCCTGCTTGGCCTGACCATGGCCCCGGCGGCGCTGGTGGCCGTGTTGGTCGCCTGGCTGAGCCTGAGCCTGGCGCCACTGGGCGTTGCCCAGGTCCAGCAGATCATCAGCCAGCAGGATGCCCTGACCGAGTTCGACACCCTGGTGCCGGGCCGTTTCCAGACCCTGCGTGACGGCTCGCGGGTGACTTACACCGAGCAACTGACGGACGACCGTATCAACCTCGGTGGCGTGTTCATTTCCGAGAAGCGCTTCAACCAGGACAAGACCAAGGACCGTGCACCGTCGGTGCTGGTCGCCGAGAAAGGCCACCAGGAAGTGCAGGCCGACGGCAACCGCTATCTGGTTCTGGAGAACGGCTACCGTTACGACGGCAACCCTGGCCAGGCCGATTACCGTGCCATCAAGTACGACACCTATGGGGTGTTGCTGCCCAAGCCTGAAGTCAGCGAGGAAGTGACCGAGCGCGAAGCGATCCCGACCTCCCAGCTGATCGGCCAGAAAGGCCTGCGCGAGCGCGCCGAGCTGCAATGGCGCCTGTCGCTGCCGATTCTGGTGTTCATCGTGACCTTGCTGGCCGTACCGCTGGCCAGGGTCAATCCGCGCCAGGGCCGCTTCCTCAAGCTGCTGCCGGCGATTCTTCTGTACATGGCCTACCTGACGATGCTGATTTCCGTTCGTGGCGCCCTGGAAAAGGGCAAGTTGCCGATTGGCCTGGGTATCTGGTGGGTGCATGGCCTGTTCCTGCTCATCGGTCTGGGCCTGATGTATTGGGAACCGCTGCGCCTCAAGCGTGCCGCCCGTCGTGCGGAGGTGGCCCATGGCTAA
- a CDS encoding leucyl aminopeptidase, which yields MELVVKSVAAASVKTATLVVPVGEGRKLGAVAKAVDQATDGAISALLKRGDLAGKPGQTLLLHSLPGLKAERVLLVGSGKDEALGDRGWRKLVASVAGVLKNLGGGDAVLALDDIAVSNRDAHYGKFRLLAETLLDGEYVFDRFKSQKAEPRALKKITLLTDKAGQAEAERAVKHASAIATGMAFTRDLGNLPPNLCHPSYLAEQAKDLGKAHKALKVEVLDEKKIKDLGMGAFYAVGQGSDQPPRLIVLNYQGGKKSEKPFVLVGKGITFDTGGISLKPGAGMDEMKFDMCGAASVFGTLRAVLELQLPINLVCLLACAENMPSGGATRPGDIVTTMSGQTVEILNTDAEGRLVLCDTLTYAERFKPQAVIDIATLTGACIVALGSHTSGLMGNNDELVGQLLDAGKRADDRAWQLPLFDEYQEQLDSPFADMGNIGGPKAGTITAGCFLSRFAKAYNWAHLDIAGTAWISGGKDKGATGRPVPLLTQYLLDRAGA from the coding sequence ATGGAACTGGTTGTAAAAAGCGTAGCCGCTGCATCCGTGAAAACCGCAACGCTGGTCGTACCGGTTGGTGAAGGCCGCAAACTCGGCGCTGTCGCCAAGGCCGTCGACCAAGCCACCGATGGCGCCATCAGCGCTCTGCTTAAGCGTGGCGACCTGGCCGGCAAGCCTGGCCAGACCCTGCTGCTGCACAGCCTGCCGGGGCTCAAGGCCGAGCGCGTGCTGCTGGTCGGCAGCGGCAAGGACGAGGCGCTTGGCGATCGCGGCTGGCGCAAGCTGGTCGCCAGCGTGGCCGGTGTGTTGAAGAACCTGGGCGGCGGCGATGCCGTGCTGGCTCTGGATGACATCGCCGTGAGCAACCGCGATGCCCACTACGGCAAGTTCCGCCTGCTGGCCGAAACCCTGCTCGACGGCGAGTACGTGTTCGACCGTTTCAAGAGCCAGAAAGCCGAACCGCGTGCCCTGAAGAAAATCACCCTGCTGACCGACAAGGCCGGCCAGGCCGAGGCCGAGCGCGCCGTCAAGCACGCCAGCGCCATCGCTACTGGCATGGCCTTCACCCGCGACCTGGGCAACCTGCCGCCGAACCTGTGCCACCCAAGCTACCTGGCCGAACAGGCCAAGGACCTGGGCAAGGCGCACAAGGCGCTGAAGGTCGAAGTGCTGGATGAGAAGAAAATCAAGGACCTGGGCATGGGCGCCTTCTACGCCGTAGGCCAGGGCAGCGACCAACCTCCGCGCCTGATCGTGCTCAACTACCAGGGCGGCAAGAAGAGCGAAAAACCGTTCGTGCTGGTCGGCAAGGGCATCACCTTCGACACCGGCGGCATCAGCCTCAAGCCTGGCGCCGGCATGGATGAAATGAAGTTCGACATGTGCGGTGCCGCCAGCGTGTTCGGCACCCTGCGCGCGGTGCTGGAACTGCAACTGCCGATCAACCTGGTGTGCCTGCTGGCGTGTGCCGAGAACATGCCAAGCGGTGGCGCGACCCGCCCTGGCGACATCGTCACCACCATGAGCGGCCAGACCGTGGAAATCCTCAACACCGACGCCGAAGGCCGTCTGGTGCTGTGCGATACCCTGACCTACGCCGAACGCTTCAAGCCCCAGGCGGTGATCGACATTGCCACCCTGACCGGCGCCTGCATCGTCGCTCTGGGCAGCCACACTTCGGGCCTGATGGGCAACAATGACGAACTGGTCGGCCAGTTGCTCGACGCCGGCAAACGCGCCGACGACCGCGCCTGGCAGCTGCCGCTGTTCGATGAGTACCAGGAACAGTTGGACAGCCCGTTCGCCGACATGGGCAACATCGGTGGCCCGAAGGCCGGCACCATCACCGCTGGCTGCTTCCTGTCGCGCTTCGCCAAGGCCTACAACTGGGCGCACCTGGACATCGCCGGCACTGCCTGGATCAGCGGCGGCAAGGACAAGGGCGCCACTGGCCGTCCGGTTCCGCTGCTGACCCAGTACCTGCTGGACCGCGCTGGCGCCTGA
- a CDS encoding DNA polymerase III subunit chi, translating into MSKVDFYILPTDSLSARLDFACKLCEKAWRLGHRVYLHCQDAEQRNELDQRLWRFKGEAFVPHDLAEAHADARVALGLADDAGDHRDLLINLGASVPGFVDQFERVAEIVVEEPGIRQSARERFRFYRERGYALQDHRLQRL; encoded by the coding sequence ATGAGCAAAGTCGATTTCTACATCCTGCCCACCGACTCCCTGTCGGCGCGGCTGGATTTCGCCTGCAAGCTGTGCGAGAAGGCCTGGCGGCTCGGCCACCGGGTCTACCTGCATTGCCAGGACGCCGAGCAGCGCAATGAGCTGGACCAGCGCCTATGGCGCTTCAAGGGCGAGGCGTTCGTACCTCACGACCTGGCCGAGGCGCATGCCGATGCCAGGGTAGCCTTAGGCCTGGCTGACGATGCTGGCGACCACCGTGACCTGCTGATCAACCTCGGCGCTTCGGTGCCAGGGTTCGTCGACCAGTTCGAACGGGTTGCCGAAATCGTCGTCGAGGAGCCCGGTATCCGCCAATCCGCACGCGAACGATTCCGTTTCTACCGCGAACGGGGCTATGCTCTGCAAGACCACCGCTTACAGCGACTTTGA
- a CDS encoding DNA polymerase III subunit chi, with amino-acid sequence MDKPSALPDSTHLLDDLESIRQLLGDANLQPPLLTETVEQIPLLLDEPAGNPPVNAAPPAAAPEDDPQTRRQDTLLHLESELRAAAQQIMQDVINDFTPHIENEIKRRLDARMERLIKRSE; translated from the coding sequence ATGGACAAGCCTTCCGCCCTACCCGATTCCACCCATCTGCTCGACGACCTGGAGTCGATTCGCCAGCTTCTGGGTGACGCCAACCTGCAACCGCCGTTGCTGACCGAAACGGTCGAACAGATTCCCTTGCTGCTCGACGAGCCTGCTGGCAACCCGCCGGTGAATGCGGCACCGCCTGCCGCCGCGCCAGAGGACGACCCGCAGACCCGCCGCCAGGACACCCTCCTGCACCTGGAGAGCGAACTTCGCGCCGCCGCGCAGCAGATCATGCAGGACGTGATCAACGACTTCACCCCGCACATCGAGAACGAAATCAAGCGCCGGCTGGATGCGCGCATGGAGCGGTTGATCAAGCGTTCGGAGTAA
- a CDS encoding valine--tRNA ligase — protein MDKTYQPHAIETSWYNTWESENYFAPQGAGESYTIMIPPPNVTGSLHMGHGFNNAIMDALIRFRRMQGRNTLWQPGTDHAGIATQMLVERQLEAKGQNRHDLGREAFLDKVWEWKEQSGGNISRQIRRLGSSVDWSRERFTMDDGLSEAVKEAFVRLHEDGLIYRGKRLVNWDTKLHTAISDLEVENHDEKGHLWNLRYPLADGAKTAEGKDHLVVATTRPETLLGDAAVAVNPNDERYQALIGKFVELPLVGRRIPIIADDYCDPEFGTGCVKITPAHDFNDYEVGKRHNLPLLNIFDKNALVLASAQAFNLDGSVNEQIDTSLPAQYANLDRFVARKQIVADLDAQGLLVSIDDHALKVPKGDRSGTVIEPWLTDQWYVSTKPLAEPAIAAVEDGRIQFVPKQYENMYFSWMRDIQDWCISRQLWWGHRIPAWYDEAGQVYVGRNEEEVRAKHNLGADVVLRQDDDVLDTWFSSGLWTFSTLGWPEQTEFLKTFHSTDVLVTGFDIIFFWVARMIMLTMHLIKNEDGTPQVPFKTVYVHGLVRDGQGQKMSKSKGNVLDPLDIVDGITLDALLEKRTSGMMQPKLAEKIAKQTKAEFPEGIASYGTDALRFTFCSLASTGRDIKFDMGRVEGYRNFCNKIWNAARYVLDKGEDCGQNGEAYELSLADRWIISQLQRTEAEVTRQLEQFRFDLASQALYEFIWNQYCDWYLELSKPVLWDENAPVERARGTRRTLVRVLEVALRLAHPFMPFITEEIWQRIAPLAGIDGKTIMLQPWPVANEARIDVAAEGDIEWLQQLMVGLRNIRAEMNIGPGKPLPLFLKNANADDQRRLLENEALLKKLAKVESFTVLGEQDEAPLSATALVGDLQVLVPMAGLIDKDAELARLNKEIQRLQGEVARVGGKLSNAAFVDKAPPAVIEKERAKLAESEQALANFTEQHARIAAL, from the coding sequence ATGGATAAGACCTACCAGCCGCACGCCATCGAAACTTCCTGGTACAACACCTGGGAGTCCGAGAACTATTTCGCCCCGCAAGGTGCAGGCGAGTCCTACACCATCATGATCCCGCCGCCGAACGTGACGGGTAGCCTGCACATGGGCCACGGCTTCAACAACGCGATCATGGACGCCCTGATCCGTTTCCGCCGCATGCAGGGCCGTAACACCCTGTGGCAGCCAGGTACCGACCACGCCGGTATCGCCACCCAGATGCTGGTCGAGCGCCAGCTCGAAGCCAAGGGCCAGAACCGCCACGACCTGGGCCGCGAAGCCTTCCTGGACAAGGTCTGGGAATGGAAAGAGCAATCCGGCGGCAACATCAGCCGTCAGATCCGCCGCCTGGGCTCGTCCGTTGACTGGAGCCGCGAGCGCTTCACCATGGACGACGGCCTGTCCGAAGCGGTCAAGGAAGCCTTCGTGCGCCTGCACGAAGACGGCCTGATCTACCGCGGCAAGCGCCTGGTCAACTGGGACACCAAGCTGCACACCGCCATCTCCGACCTGGAAGTTGAAAACCACGACGAGAAAGGCCACCTGTGGAACCTGCGTTACCCGCTGGCCGACGGCGCGAAAACCGCGGAAGGCAAGGACCACCTGGTCGTCGCCACCACCCGTCCGGAAACCCTGCTGGGTGACGCGGCGGTCGCCGTCAACCCGAACGACGAGCGCTACCAGGCCCTGATCGGCAAGTTCGTCGAGCTGCCGCTGGTCGGCCGTCGTATTCCGATCATCGCCGACGATTACTGCGACCCGGAGTTCGGCACCGGCTGCGTGAAGATCACCCCGGCCCACGACTTCAACGACTATGAAGTCGGCAAGCGCCACAACCTGCCGCTGCTCAACATCTTCGACAAGAACGCCCTGGTGCTGGCAAGCGCTCAGGCCTTCAACCTCGACGGCAGCGTCAACGAGCAGATCGACACCAGCCTGCCCGCCCAGTACGCCAACCTGGACCGCTTCGTCGCGCGCAAGCAGATCGTCGCCGACCTGGACGCCCAAGGCCTGCTGGTAAGCATCGATGACCACGCCCTGAAAGTGCCGAAAGGCGACCGTTCGGGCACCGTCATCGAGCCGTGGCTGACCGACCAGTGGTATGTTTCCACCAAACCGCTGGCCGAGCCTGCCATCGCCGCCGTGGAAGACGGCCGTATCCAGTTCGTGCCCAAGCAGTACGAAAACATGTACTTCTCCTGGATGCGCGACATCCAGGACTGGTGCATCAGCCGTCAGCTGTGGTGGGGCCACCGCATTCCGGCCTGGTACGACGAGGCCGGCCAGGTCTATGTCGGCCGCAACGAAGAAGAAGTCCGTGCCAAGCACAACCTGGGTGCCGACGTGGTCCTGCGTCAGGACGACGACGTACTCGACACCTGGTTCAGCTCGGGCCTGTGGACCTTCTCCACCCTGGGCTGGCCGGAACAGACCGAGTTCCTGAAGACCTTCCACTCCACCGACGTGCTGGTCACCGGCTTCGACATCATCTTCTTCTGGGTTGCGCGCATGATCATGCTGACCATGCACCTGATCAAGAACGAAGACGGCACCCCGCAAGTACCGTTCAAGACCGTCTACGTGCACGGTCTGGTGCGCGACGGCCAGGGCCAGAAAATGTCCAAGTCCAAGGGCAACGTCCTGGACCCGCTGGACATCGTCGATGGCATCACCCTCGACGCCCTGCTGGAAAAACGTACCAGCGGCATGATGCAGCCCAAGCTTGCCGAGAAGATCGCCAAGCAGACCAAGGCCGAGTTCCCCGAAGGCATCGCCAGCTACGGCACCGACGCCCTGCGCTTCACCTTCTGCTCGCTGGCTTCCACCGGTCGTGACATCAAGTTCGACATGGGCCGCGTCGAGGGTTACCGCAACTTCTGCAACAAGATCTGGAACGCTGCCCGCTACGTCCTGGACAAGGGCGAAGACTGCGGCCAGAACGGCGAGGCCTACGAGCTGTCGCTGGCCGACCGCTGGATCATCTCGCAGCTGCAACGTACCGAAGCCGAAGTCACCCGCCAGCTCGAGCAATTCCGCTTCGACTTGGCCAGCCAGGCCCTGTACGAGTTCATCTGGAACCAGTACTGCGACTGGTACCTGGAGCTGTCCAAGCCGGTTCTGTGGGACGAGAACGCCCCGGTCGAGCGCGCCCGTGGTACCCGTCGCACCCTGGTGCGCGTGCTGGAAGTGGCCCTGCGCCTGGCCCACCCGTTCATGCCGTTCATCACCGAAGAAATCTGGCAGCGCATCGCGCCGCTGGCCGGCATCGACGGCAAGACCATCATGCTGCAACCGTGGCCGGTGGCGAACGAAGCACGCATCGACGTCGCCGCCGAAGGCGATATCGAGTGGCTGCAACAGCTGATGGTCGGCCTGCGCAACATCCGCGCCGAAATGAACATCGGCCCAGGCAAGCCGCTGCCGCTGTTCCTGAAGAACGCCAATGCCGACGACCAGCGTCGCCTGCTGGAAAACGAAGCGTTGCTGAAGAAGCTGGCCAAGGTCGAATCGTTCACCGTACTCGGTGAGCAGGACGAGGCCCCGCTGTCGGCCACCGCACTGGTGGGTGACCTGCAGGTGCTGGTACCGATGGCCGGCCTGATCGACAAGGACGCTGAACTGGCTCGCCTGAACAAGGAGATCCAGCGTCTGCAAGGCGAAGTGGCACGCGTGGGTGGCAAGCTGTCCAATGCCGCCTTCGTCGACAAGGCACCGCCTGCGGTGATCGAGAAGGAACGCGCCAAGCTGGCCGAGTCCGAGCAGGCCCTGGCCAACTTCACCGAGCAGCATGCGCGGATTGCTGCGCTGTAA
- the rlmF gene encoding 23S rRNA (adenine(1618)-N(6))-methyltransferase RlmF, with product MTDKPTLHPRNRHQGRYDFLSLIKAHPDLARFTITNPHGKPSIDFANPEAVRVFNRALLKAQYGIQHWDIPADYLCPPIPGRADYVHVAADLLAEDNAGEIPKGPQVRALDIGVGANCIYPLLGHSDYRWRFLGSDIDPVALASAKAIVQANGLSKGITLRQQANRKHILSGLLQEDERFDLTLCNPPFHASRDEATRGSQRKWKNLGKQDPKRKLPVLNFGGQNNELWCEGGEIRFVTQLVGESVQYAEQVLWFTSLVSKASNLPGIEAALKKAGAKAVRIVEMGQGQKQSRMVAWSFQDDAARQAWHARRKSQA from the coding sequence ATGACCGACAAACCCACCCTGCACCCGCGCAACCGCCACCAGGGCCGCTACGACTTCCTCAGCCTGATCAAGGCGCACCCTGACCTGGCTCGCTTCACCATCACCAACCCCCACGGCAAACCCAGCATCGACTTCGCCAACCCCGAAGCCGTGCGGGTGTTCAACCGTGCCCTGTTGAAGGCCCAGTACGGCATCCAGCACTGGGATATCCCTGCCGATTACCTATGCCCGCCGATTCCAGGCCGCGCCGACTATGTCCACGTGGCCGCCGACCTGCTGGCCGAGGACAACGCTGGCGAAATCCCCAAGGGCCCACAGGTGCGCGCGCTCGATATCGGTGTAGGTGCCAACTGCATCTACCCTCTGCTGGGCCATAGCGACTACCGCTGGCGCTTCCTGGGGTCGGACATCGACCCCGTGGCCCTGGCATCGGCCAAGGCCATCGTCCAGGCCAATGGCCTGAGCAAGGGCATTACCCTGCGCCAGCAGGCCAACCGCAAGCACATCCTCAGCGGCCTGCTGCAAGAGGACGAACGCTTTGACCTGACGCTGTGCAACCCACCCTTCCACGCTTCCCGCGACGAAGCCACCCGTGGCAGCCAGCGCAAGTGGAAAAACCTGGGCAAGCAGGACCCCAAGCGCAAGTTGCCTGTGCTGAATTTCGGTGGGCAAAACAACGAACTGTGGTGCGAGGGCGGTGAGATCCGCTTCGTCACGCAGCTGGTTGGGGAAAGCGTGCAGTACGCTGAGCAAGTTTTGTGGTTCACCAGCCTGGTGTCCAAGGCCAGCAACCTGCCAGGCATCGAGGCCGCGCTGAAAAAGGCCGGGGCCAAGGCGGTGCGTATCGTCGAAATGGGCCAGGGGCAGAAGCAGAGCCGCATGGTTGCCTGGAGCTTCCAGGATGACGCCGCGCGCCAGGCCTGGCACGCCCGGCGCAAATCACAGGCATGA
- a CDS encoding HU family DNA-binding protein, with protein sequence MALTKDQLIADIAESIAAPKATAKNALEQLGQIVADQLENGAEITLPGIGKLKVSERPARTGRNPSTGAAIEIAAKKVVKFVPAKALTDAINK encoded by the coding sequence ATGGCATTGACCAAAGACCAACTGATTGCCGACATCGCCGAATCGATCGCCGCGCCAAAAGCCACCGCTAAAAACGCTCTGGAGCAACTGGGCCAGATCGTTGCTGACCAACTGGAAAACGGCGCTGAAATCACCCTGCCAGGCATCGGCAAGCTGAAAGTCTCCGAGCGTCCTGCCCGTACCGGCCGCAACCCTTCGACTGGCGCTGCCATCGAAATCGCTGCCAAGAAAGTCGTCAAGTTCGTTCCGGCCAAAGCCCTGACCGACGCCATCAACAAGTAA
- the yejK gene encoding nucleoid-associated protein YejK, with translation MPIRHCIVHLIDKKPDGSPAVLHARDSELGASDAIENLLADLNDSYNAKQGKAWGFFHGESGAYPLSGWLKQYLEDEKDFTAFSRVAVEHLQKLMEESNLSTGGHILFAHYQQGMTEYLAIALLHHSEGVAVNAELDVTPSRHLDLGQLHLAARINLSEWKNNQNSKQYISFIKGKNGKKVSDYFRDFIGCQEGVDGPGETRTLLKAFSDFVESEDLPEESAREKTQTLVEYATTQTKLGEPVTLEELSSLIDEDRPKAFYDHIRNKDYGLSPEIPADKRTLNQFRRFTGRAEGLSISFEAHLLGDKVEYDEVAGTLIIKGLPTTLVDQLKRRKD, from the coding sequence ATGCCAATCCGTCATTGCATCGTTCACCTGATCGACAAGAAGCCCGATGGCAGCCCCGCCGTGCTGCATGCACGTGACAGCGAGCTTGGCGCATCGGACGCCATCGAAAACCTGCTGGCCGACCTCAACGACAGCTACAACGCCAAGCAAGGCAAAGCCTGGGGATTCTTCCACGGTGAATCCGGCGCCTACCCGCTCAGCGGTTGGCTGAAGCAATACCTGGAAGACGAAAAAGACTTCACTGCCTTCAGCCGTGTGGCGGTCGAGCACCTGCAAAAGCTGATGGAAGAGTCCAACCTCTCCACCGGTGGGCATATCCTTTTTGCCCATTATCAACAAGGCATGACCGAGTACCTGGCCATTGCCCTGCTGCACCACAGCGAAGGCGTGGCGGTGAACGCCGAGCTGGATGTCACCCCTTCACGTCACCTGGACCTGGGTCAACTACACCTGGCCGCGCGCATCAACTTGTCCGAGTGGAAGAACAACCAGAATTCCAAACAGTACATCTCGTTCATCAAAGGCAAGAATGGCAAGAAGGTTTCGGACTACTTCCGCGACTTCATCGGCTGCCAGGAAGGGGTCGACGGCCCTGGGGAAACCCGCACCCTGCTCAAGGCATTCAGCGACTTCGTCGAGAGCGAAGACCTGCCGGAGGAGTCTGCACGCGAGAAGACCCAGACCCTGGTCGAGTACGCCACCACCCAGACCAAGCTTGGTGAGCCAGTGACGCTGGAAGAGCTGTCCAGCTTGATCGACGAAGATCGCCCCAAGGCGTTCTACGATCACATCCGCAACAAGGACTACGGGCTGTCGCCGGAGATCCCGGCCGATAAACGCACCCTCAACCAGTTCCGCCGCTTCACCGGTCGTGCCGAAGGGCTGTCGATCAGCTTCGAGGCGCATTTGCTGGGGGACAAGGTGGAATATGACGAGGTCGCCGGCACCCTGATCATCAAAGGCCTGCCGACCACGCTGGTGGATCAGCTCAAGCGCCGCAAGGACTGA
- a CDS encoding GIY-YIG nuclease family protein, protein MSEVVENPAGKPWYVYLVRAANGSLYCGISDDPQRRFIAHQKGQGARYFKTSPAQALVYVEQWPDKGEALRQERLVKKLRKSAKEALVASYGAGIAAQAL, encoded by the coding sequence GTGAGCGAAGTAGTCGAGAATCCTGCCGGCAAACCTTGGTACGTGTACCTGGTGCGGGCTGCCAATGGCTCGTTGTACTGCGGCATCAGTGATGATCCGCAGCGGCGGTTCATCGCGCATCAGAAGGGGCAGGGCGCCCGTTACTTCAAGACCAGCCCTGCCCAGGCACTGGTATACGTCGAGCAGTGGCCGGATAAAGGCGAGGCGCTGCGTCAGGAGCGGCTGGTGAAGAAGCTGCGCAAGTCGGCCAAGGAGGCGTTGGTGGCCTCCTATGGTGCCGGTATCGCAGCGCAGGCCCTGTAG
- a CDS encoding nuclear transport factor 2 family protein, translating to MSDANRDLINRFYQAFQRLDAEAMVACYSDDVVFSDPVFGTLRGQDAGDMWRMLTTRAKDFSLTFDQVRANQDSGCAHWVATYLFSQTGRVVINDIQARFVIRDGLICQHEDSFDLWRWSRQALGLPGVLLGWSPMLQNKVRQQAFKGLRAFQQGR from the coding sequence ATGAGCGACGCCAATCGTGACTTGATCAACCGCTTCTACCAGGCCTTCCAACGCCTGGACGCCGAGGCCATGGTGGCGTGCTACAGCGACGATGTCGTTTTCAGCGACCCGGTGTTCGGCACCCTGCGTGGCCAGGATGCCGGTGACATGTGGCGCATGCTCACCACTCGCGCCAAAGACTTTTCCCTGACCTTCGACCAGGTCAGGGCCAATCAGGACAGCGGTTGCGCACATTGGGTGGCCACCTACCTGTTCAGCCAGACCGGCCGTGTCGTCATAAACGATATCCAGGCGCGCTTCGTCATCCGCGATGGCCTGATCTGCCAGCACGAAGACAGCTTCGACCTGTGGCGCTGGTCGCGTCAGGCGCTGGGGCTGCCGGGTGTGCTGCTGGGATGGTCACCCATGCTGCAGAACAAGGTGCGTCAGCAAGCGTTCAAAGGGCTGCGTGCGTTTCAGCAAGGGCGCTGA
- a CDS encoding CynX/NimT family MFS transporter — protein sequence MAEPMTRNTTAVEREFDELLIDAEADDEQVQQQPVVLVRPWLLLLGLVLVALNLRPALSSMAPVLGQVSAGLGLTGSEAGLLTTLPVLCLGLFAPLAPILARRFGSERVILGILLTLALGILVRSTLGVAGVFVGSLVAGASIGIIGVLLPGIVKRDFPQHAGTLTGVYTMALCLGAAIAAGATVPLATRFEGSWAMGLGFWVVPAFLAMLVWLPQARQGHGLHKVAYRVRGLWRDPLAWQVTLYMGLQSSLAYIVFGWLPSILIGRGLSPTQAGLVLSGSVIVQLVSSLSAPWLATRSKDQRVAIVIVMLLTLAGLFGCLYAPLSGLWGWAVVLGLGQGGTFALALTLIVLRSRDAHVAANLSSMAQGVGYTLASMGPFAVGVVHDLTGGWAAVGWIFAVLGIGAIVFGLGAGRALHVQVSSEKV from the coding sequence ATGGCTGAACCAATGACCCGAAACACGACGGCTGTCGAGCGGGAGTTCGACGAACTGCTGATCGACGCTGAGGCCGACGACGAGCAAGTACAACAGCAGCCGGTGGTCCTGGTCCGGCCATGGTTGCTGTTGCTTGGCCTGGTACTGGTGGCGCTGAACCTGCGCCCGGCATTGTCGAGCATGGCGCCGGTGCTGGGCCAGGTTTCTGCAGGGCTGGGTTTGACGGGGTCCGAGGCTGGATTGCTGACCACGCTGCCAGTGCTTTGCCTTGGCTTGTTCGCACCGCTGGCGCCGATTCTGGCGCGCCGTTTCGGTAGCGAGCGGGTGATTCTGGGCATTCTGCTGACCCTGGCGCTGGGTATTCTGGTGCGCAGCACACTCGGCGTAGCCGGTGTGTTTGTGGGTAGCCTGGTGGCCGGTGCGAGCATTGGCATCATCGGTGTGCTGTTACCCGGCATCGTCAAACGCGATTTTCCGCAACATGCCGGCACGCTGACCGGCGTCTACACCATGGCGCTATGCCTGGGGGCTGCGATAGCAGCGGGCGCCACGGTGCCTCTGGCCACTCGATTCGAGGGTAGCTGGGCAATGGGGCTGGGGTTCTGGGTGGTGCCGGCATTCTTGGCGATGCTCGTCTGGTTGCCCCAGGCGCGCCAGGGGCACGGGCTGCACAAGGTCGCTTATCGCGTTCGCGGGCTGTGGCGTGATCCGCTGGCCTGGCAGGTCACGCTCTACATGGGGCTGCAGTCGTCGCTGGCGTACATCGTCTTTGGCTGGCTGCCGTCGATTCTGATCGGGCGCGGCTTGAGTCCGACCCAGGCAGGGCTGGTGCTGTCCGGCTCGGTGATCGTGCAACTGGTCAGTTCGCTCAGTGCGCCGTGGCTGGCCACCCGAAGCAAGGACCAGCGCGTGGCGATCGTGATCGTCATGCTGCTTACGCTGGCAGGGTTGTTCGGTTGCCTGTATGCGCCGCTTTCCGGGCTATGGGGCTGGGCCGTGGTGCTGGGGCTTGGCCAGGGCGGCACCTTCGCCCTGGCGCTGACACTGATCGTCCTGCGTTCCAGGGACGCGCATGTGGCTGCCAACCTGTCGAGCATGGCCCAAGGCGTTGGCTATACGCTGGCCTCAATGGGGCCGTTCGCCGTCGGGGTCGTGCACGACCTGACCGGGGGTTGGGCGGCGGTGGGCTGGATCTTTGCTGTGTTGGGTATCGGCGCCATCGTGTTCGGGCTTGGGGCGGGGCGGGCTTTGCATGTGCAGGTGAGTAGTGAAAAAGTCTGA